One genomic window of Paraburkholderia phytofirmans PsJN includes the following:
- a CDS encoding SulP family inorganic anion transporter, whose amino-acid sequence MNTARPSHGWLATLPGIKSNVLAGLTSSFALVPECIAFALVAHLNPLMGLYGAFSICAITALFGGRPGMISGAAGSMAVVIVALVVQHGAQYLLATVILSGILMVLFGALRLGKLIRMVPHPVMLGFVNGLAIIIAMAQLAHFRQSTPQGEQWLHGSALLLMCGLVALTMAIVYLLPRLTRAAPPALVAIVGVGLFTQWLHVPTRTLGDMAHIAGGLPGLHMPDVPLNLDTLHVVLPYAVLMAVVGLLETLLTFNLTDEITETRGQPNRECLALGAANIASGLFGGMGGCAMIGQTMINLNSGGRSRLSGIVSGVMILMYILFLSPLIERIPLAALVGVMFVVAQQTFAWGSLRVLGKVPRNDALVIVAVTIITVFSDLAIAVLCGIVIAAFNFAWQHAREIHAHVEDRAGDKTYAPRGTLFFASTTRFHELFDPVKDPARVTVDCRDLLLADHSALAALQGLVERYRKAGKELRMKNLSDRNKRLLSRAGIALA is encoded by the coding sequence ATGAACACCGCTCGTCCCTCTCATGGCTGGCTCGCCACGCTGCCCGGCATCAAAAGCAATGTCCTCGCAGGACTCACTTCTTCGTTCGCGCTGGTGCCGGAATGCATCGCCTTCGCGCTGGTCGCCCATCTCAATCCGTTGATGGGCCTGTACGGCGCCTTCTCCATTTGCGCCATCACGGCGTTGTTCGGCGGACGGCCCGGCATGATCTCCGGAGCCGCCGGTTCGATGGCGGTGGTCATCGTGGCGCTCGTCGTGCAACACGGTGCGCAATATTTGCTTGCCACGGTGATTCTCAGCGGCATCCTGATGGTGCTGTTCGGCGCGCTGCGGCTCGGCAAACTGATCCGCATGGTCCCGCATCCGGTGATGCTCGGCTTCGTCAACGGACTGGCGATCATCATCGCGATGGCGCAACTCGCGCACTTCAGGCAGAGCACGCCGCAAGGCGAACAATGGCTGCACGGCAGCGCGCTGCTCCTGATGTGCGGACTCGTCGCGCTGACCATGGCGATCGTCTATCTGCTGCCGCGGCTCACGCGCGCTGCGCCGCCCGCGCTGGTGGCGATTGTCGGCGTGGGTCTCTTCACGCAGTGGCTGCACGTGCCGACCCGCACGCTCGGCGACATGGCGCACATTGCGGGCGGTCTGCCGGGTCTGCATATGCCGGACGTCCCGCTGAATCTGGACACGCTGCACGTCGTGCTGCCCTACGCGGTGCTGATGGCGGTTGTCGGTCTGCTGGAAACGCTGCTCACCTTCAATCTGACCGATGAAATCACCGAAACGCGCGGCCAGCCGAATCGTGAATGCCTCGCGCTCGGCGCCGCGAATATCGCCTCGGGTCTGTTCGGCGGCATGGGCGGATGCGCCATGATCGGCCAGACCATGATCAATCTGAATTCAGGCGGCCGCTCGCGCCTGTCGGGCATCGTCAGCGGCGTGATGATCCTGATGTACATCCTGTTCCTGTCGCCGCTGATCGAACGCATTCCGCTGGCGGCGCTGGTGGGCGTGATGTTCGTCGTGGCGCAACAGACTTTCGCGTGGGGCTCGCTGCGAGTGCTGGGCAAAGTGCCGCGCAACGACGCGCTGGTGATCGTGGCAGTTACCATCATCACCGTGTTTTCCGATCTGGCGATCGCCGTGTTGTGCGGCATCGTGATCGCCGCGTTCAACTTTGCGTGGCAGCACGCCCGTGAAATTCACGCGCACGTCGAAGATCGCGCCGGCGACAAGACCTACGCGCCGCGCGGCACGCTGTTTTTCGCATCGACCACGCGTTTTCACGAGCTTTTCGATCCGGTAAAAGATCCCGCGCGCGTCACGGTCGACTGCCGCGATCTGCTGCTGGCCGATCATTCCGCGCTTGCGGCATTGCAAGGCCTGGTCGAACGCTATCGAAAAGCCGGCAAGGAATTACGTATGAAGAATTTGTCCGATCGCAACAAACGGCTGCTAAGTCGCGCTGGTATTGCGCTGGCTTGA
- the pdeM gene encoding ligase-associated DNA damage response endonuclease PdeM: MKPASLPVEIAGHPVVLSSLRAMFDPALRCLFVADAHFGKDAVFRARGIPVPIGSTADNLMRLDILIAEFEPAMLVFLGDLLHAREAHASETLDALHAWRARHARLRVVLVEGNHDRHAGALPATLEVEYVQEPWRVGPWALCHYPQKVEGAYALAGHVHPVYRIATRNDSVRVPCFRFGTACGVLPAFGSFTGGTREDGRVAGEKVFLVVQERVMEVV, encoded by the coding sequence ATGAAGCCGGCCTCGTTGCCGGTGGAGATCGCCGGGCATCCTGTCGTGCTGTCGAGCCTGCGTGCGATGTTCGATCCCGCGCTGCGCTGTCTGTTCGTCGCCGATGCGCATTTCGGCAAGGACGCCGTGTTTCGCGCACGCGGCATTCCGGTGCCGATCGGTTCGACCGCCGACAACCTGATGCGCCTGGATATTCTGATCGCCGAGTTCGAGCCGGCCATGCTGGTGTTTCTCGGCGATCTGCTGCATGCGCGCGAGGCGCACGCCAGTGAGACACTCGACGCATTGCATGCCTGGCGCGCGCGGCATGCGCGGCTGCGGGTGGTGCTGGTCGAAGGCAATCACGACCGGCATGCGGGCGCGCTGCCGGCGACGCTCGAGGTCGAGTATGTGCAGGAGCCCTGGCGAGTGGGACCGTGGGCGCTGTGTCATTACCCGCAGAAAGTGGAAGGCGCGTATGCGCTCGCGGGGCATGTGCATCCGGTGTATCGGATTGCGACGCGCAACGATTCGGTGCGGGTTCCGTGTTTCCGGTTCGGGACGGCGTGCGGTGTGTTGCCCGCGTTTGGGAGCTTTACTGGAGGAACGCGCGAGGACGGTCGTGTCGCAGGAGAGAAGGTTTTTCTGGTGGTGCAGGAGAGGGTGATGGAAGTGGTGTGA
- a CDS encoding 3-oxoacyl-ACP reductase: protein MLLSEQWVLVTGGARGLGAAITRALVREGASVVVNYRNSETSALALKDEFGDRVLPLRADVTDAAAVVRLFDKAQTRTGQPIVSVVNNALADFQFDGDARPKIDSIAWARFQQQLDGSLKGALNTIQTAVTGMRSRGFGRIVNVGTNLFQNPVVPYHDYTAAKAALLSLTRTAAHDLGPDGITVNMVSGGLLRTTDASAATPEFVFELIASSTPVRRVTTPEEFADAVLFFLSPWSRAVTGQNLIVDGGLVKG, encoded by the coding sequence ATGCTTCTATCCGAACAATGGGTGCTGGTCACGGGCGGCGCTCGCGGACTCGGCGCGGCGATCACGCGCGCGCTGGTGCGCGAAGGCGCAAGCGTGGTCGTCAACTACCGCAACAGCGAAACATCGGCGCTCGCCCTGAAAGACGAATTCGGCGACCGGGTGTTGCCACTTCGAGCGGACGTCACGGACGCGGCCGCCGTCGTGCGCCTGTTTGACAAAGCGCAGACGCGAACCGGCCAACCCATTGTGTCCGTGGTCAACAACGCACTGGCCGACTTCCAGTTCGACGGCGACGCTCGCCCAAAAATCGACTCCATCGCCTGGGCGCGTTTCCAGCAGCAACTCGACGGTTCGCTCAAAGGCGCGCTCAATACGATCCAGACGGCCGTCACCGGCATGCGTTCGCGTGGGTTCGGCCGCATCGTCAACGTGGGCACCAATCTGTTTCAGAACCCCGTCGTTCCCTATCACGACTACACGGCGGCGAAAGCGGCGCTGTTGTCGCTCACGCGCACCGCTGCTCACGATCTCGGTCCGGACGGCATCACGGTGAACATGGTGTCGGGCGGACTGCTGCGCACCACCGACGCGAGCGCGGCCACGCCGGAATTCGTCTTCGAGCTGATCGCGAGTTCCACGCCGGTGCGCCGCGTCACGACACCGGAAGAATTCGCGGATGCGGTGCTGTTCTTCCTGTCGCCGTGGTCACGCGCGGTGACCGGCCAGAACCTGATCGTCGACGGCGGCCTCGTGAAGGGCTAA
- a CDS encoding FAD-binding oxidoreductase, protein MVNVSSSAVDELKTAMRGQVLLPGDAAFDEARSIWNAMIDRHPAIILRCAGVADIRQGVAFARDNGLPLAIRGGGHNIGGSALCNDGVVLDLSQMKSVQIDPTARRAYVEPGATLHDFDHEAQAFGLATPLGINSTTGVAGLTLGGGFGWLSRRYGMTVDNLVSADVVTAEGELVHASADSHEDLFWAIRGGGGNFGVVTRFEFALHPVGPLVYGGLVVLPIEQARDALLKYRAANATMPKELSVWAVLRLAPPLPFLPPEVHGKPVIVFAMCYTGAVESGPSTVEFVRAFGTPLGEHLGPMPYVMWQQAFDPLLTPGARNYWKSHNLVDIPDGLIDALLRSIDNLPSPQCEIFFGQIGKQTQSVPVEATAYSSRNTVYAMNVHGRWDDASDDARCVGWARAFFDAAAPFALGSVYVNFMTEEEGGRVADAYGPNYERLVAVKNRYDPRNLFRHNQNIRPSA, encoded by the coding sequence ATGGTTAATGTGTCCAGCAGCGCCGTCGACGAATTGAAAACCGCCATGCGCGGCCAGGTTCTGTTGCCCGGCGACGCGGCCTTCGACGAAGCGCGCAGTATCTGGAATGCGATGATCGACCGGCACCCTGCGATCATCCTGCGTTGCGCGGGCGTTGCCGACATACGCCAGGGTGTGGCCTTCGCGCGCGATAACGGCCTGCCGCTCGCGATTCGCGGCGGCGGCCACAACATCGGCGGCAGCGCATTGTGCAACGACGGCGTCGTGCTCGACCTGTCGCAGATGAAATCGGTGCAGATCGATCCCACGGCACGTCGCGCGTATGTCGAACCGGGCGCGACGCTGCACGATTTCGATCATGAAGCGCAGGCCTTCGGGCTCGCCACGCCGCTCGGCATCAACTCGACCACCGGTGTCGCGGGCCTGACGCTCGGCGGCGGCTTCGGCTGGCTGAGCCGCAGATATGGCATGACGGTGGACAACCTGGTCTCGGCCGACGTCGTCACCGCCGAAGGCGAACTGGTCCACGCAAGCGCCGATTCGCACGAAGACCTGTTCTGGGCGATACGCGGCGGCGGCGGCAATTTCGGCGTCGTCACGCGCTTCGAGTTCGCCCTGCATCCGGTCGGGCCGCTGGTGTACGGCGGCCTCGTGGTCCTGCCGATCGAGCAGGCAAGGGACGCTCTGCTCAAATACCGCGCGGCGAACGCCACGATGCCGAAGGAACTGAGCGTGTGGGCCGTGCTGCGGCTCGCGCCGCCGTTGCCGTTCCTGCCGCCCGAAGTCCACGGCAAGCCGGTGATCGTCTTCGCAATGTGCTATACCGGCGCCGTTGAAAGCGGTCCATCCACGGTGGAATTCGTGCGCGCCTTCGGAACGCCGCTCGGCGAACATCTCGGACCGATGCCGTATGTCATGTGGCAACAGGCGTTCGACCCGCTGCTCACGCCGGGCGCGCGCAACTACTGGAAATCGCACAACCTCGTCGACATCCCGGACGGCCTCATCGACGCGCTGCTCCGCTCAATCGACAACCTGCCGTCGCCGCAATGCGAGATTTTCTTCGGGCAGATCGGCAAGCAGACCCAAAGCGTTCCCGTCGAGGCCACCGCCTATTCGAGCCGCAACACGGTGTACGCGATGAACGTGCACGGCCGCTGGGACGATGCGAGCGACGACGCCCGCTGCGTCGGCTGGGCCCGCGCATTTTTCGATGCCGCGGCGCCGTTCGCGCTGGGCAGCGTCTACGTCAACTTCATGACAGAAGAAGAAGGCGGACGCGTCGCCGATGCGTACGGGCCGAACTACGAACGCCTCGTCGCTGTAAAAAACCGCTACGATCCACGCAATCTGTTCCGCCACAACCAGAACATCCGGCCGTCGGCGTAG
- a CDS encoding BPSL1445 family SYLF domain-containing lipoprotein, whose protein sequence is MRRRQFIMTTSAALATAGLGLAGCTTTSPSSSASPSANAGKRDSINAGVDSTLSRLYENVTGSRELVAKARGVLVFPNVISAGFWIGGQYGEGALRVGGRTAGYYSTVAGSFGLQIGAQSKALIFLFMTQEALDKFTSSQGWAAGADATVALLKVGANGAVDTSTATSPVEAFVLTNGGLMAGVSLEGTKVSRLMI, encoded by the coding sequence ATGCGCAGACGACAATTCATCATGACCACCAGCGCCGCGCTCGCCACTGCGGGGCTCGGCCTTGCCGGCTGCACGACGACGTCGCCGTCCTCGAGCGCATCGCCTTCGGCCAATGCCGGCAAGCGGGACAGCATTAACGCGGGGGTCGATTCCACGCTGTCGCGTCTCTACGAAAACGTCACCGGCTCGCGTGAACTGGTCGCCAAGGCACGCGGCGTTCTGGTGTTCCCGAACGTCATTTCGGCGGGCTTCTGGATCGGCGGCCAATACGGCGAAGGCGCATTGCGCGTGGGTGGCCGCACGGCGGGTTATTACAGCACGGTCGCGGGTTCGTTCGGTTTGCAGATCGGCGCGCAATCCAAGGCCCTCATCTTCCTGTTCATGACGCAGGAGGCACTCGACAAATTCACGAGCAGCCAGGGCTGGGCAGCCGGCGCGGACGCCACCGTCGCTTTGCTGAAGGTCGGCGCGAACGGCGCAGTCGATACCTCGACCGCCACGAGCCCGGTCGAAGCGTTTGTGTTGACGAACGGTGGCCTGATGGCCGGCGTGTCGCTCGAGGGCACCAAGGTTTCGCGTCTGATGATCTGA